The Actinosynnema mirum DSM 43827 genomic interval GCGCGGCGTCTGCAGGCCGTTCGGGTACTCCTGGTCGAGGCAGTAGTCGGACGAGAAGTTCTCGAACCGGACGATGCCGAGGTGCTCGGTGAAGTCCCACTTCACGTCCCACACCTGGTTGATGCCGTTGTTGCAGTGGTGGACGCCGACCGTGGTGGTCGGGAAGCCCTGCGGGGACTCCTGGTCCAGGCACCAGGCGCTGGCGCTGTTCTTGACGCTGTAGCCGTAGTAGTACTCGGACGTGATGAAGCCGCCGTCGACGCCGCGCTGCGCGGGGCCGTCGTCGACGAAGTGGACCGGCATGCTCAGGGCGACCGGGCCGACCATGTCGGAGTCGCGCTGGCGGTCGCCGCCCACGCTGATCCTGGTGGGGATCAGCCACGTGCTCACCGGCTTGACGTCCACCCAGACCTGGTACATGCCCGCGGGCAGGTTGTAGAACGCGTACGCGCCGTTGCCCTGCGAGTAGGTCTCGGTCTCCGTCGGGACGCCGTTCACCTCGCCGAGCAGGACGACGCGGGTCGACAGGCCGGACTCGCTGTCCCCCCGGTAGCCGTCGTTGTTGAAGTCGTTCCAGAGCCGACCGGCGATCGTGTTGTTGCCGACCGCCTGGGCGGACATGTCGTTCCTGCTCGCGCGGGCGAGGAAGTCCTCGGGGGACGACTGCCCCGCGAGCGCCTCGCTGACCTTGACCCCCACGCGGTCCTGCTGCTCGACCGGCTCCTCGGCCTGCGCGATCCCCGCCCCCAGCGGGAGTGCCACGAAAGCTGCGCACGCCACGGACAACCAGCGTCTCATACGACTAGCCCCCTAGTGCGGCGGACGAGCGCCACCGCCGAAGCGATGCTAGATCGAGATCAACGCACCCCGGTATAGACCTGATGGCCCAATCACCCTCCCTTGTGGAGCAACGCGGAAAATCGCTTGCGCCACAAGGGAAGAACTGCTTTCAGGGGTGCCTGCTTTGGTCGCCGAACGTTCGGGTCACCAGGAAGGCCGAACCGACCGGGTCACACTTCCCGATCGGTTCGGCCCGGCGACTCACCCCGCGAGGGTCCACACCCGGTTCGGGGCGCCGTTGCAGCGGTGCGCGCCGACGCCCGTGGCGGGCGGACCGAGGGGCGACTCCCGGTCGAGGCGGTCATCTGGACCCGGCAGACGCCCGCCCCGCGCTGAAGCCGTACCCACCGCTACGGGAGAGCGTGCTGCCGACCAGCACCCAGGCGCTGCCGACCTGGCCGTACTCCCACAACCGGATCCCCTGGTCCCGGGCCAGTCATCGCCACCCCGGAGACCGTCGCGGCGCACGCGACGGCGAACCACTTCTTCATGTCATTTCCCCCAGCGCGGCGGACGTTCACCGCCGCCACCACGAGGTTAAGCACGAAAAGCGGGCAACCCTTTATAGGGGTGCACACCGCCTTCAGGTTTCCCCGGAGTGCCGAACCCGCCGGGAAAATGCTCAGTCCGCCACGTACCACTTCTGGTTCAGCCCGCCGTGGCACGCGTGGACGCCCACCCCGCTGGTGGGCGGGCCCTGCGGGGACTCCTGGTCCAGGCACTCGCCGGTGCGCACGTTGGCGACGGTCATCGGCTCGCCCTGCAGCTCGTTGTGGTACACCCGCCAGCGCTGGTTCACGCCGCCGTGGCACGGGTGCACGCCGACCTCGCTGGTCTTCTGGTCACCGGGGAACTCCTGGTCGAGGCAGTCCCAGTTCCAGCCGCCCCACACCTCCACCACCTCGGTGGTGATCCAGTAGAAGTACCACTTCTGGTTCCGGTCGCCGTGGCAGCGGTAGGCGCCGACGCCCGCGGTGGGCGGCAGCCCGTTCGGGGCCTCCTGGTCCAGGCACCAGTGGTTGGCGGCGCTCTTGACGGAGTTCCCGGTCGACCGTCCCGGCACCAGGCCGGCGTCCACCCCCCTGGTCTCGGGCCCGCCGTCCGCGAACACCACGGGCAGGCTCTCGGCGTTCGGGCCGAGCACGTCGGAGTCGCGCTGCCGGTCGCCGCCCGCGCCGAACCGGGTCACCGCCTCGGGGCTCGACGCGGGGACCCACACCTGGACCTGGTAGCTGCCCGGCGGAACGTCGGTGAACGCGTACGCCCCGCCGTAGGAGGTGACCCGGACGGCGCTCCAGCCCGCGGTGGGGTGGTGCGTCCAGAGCCGGATCTCCAGCTGCGCGGCCGACTCGTGGTCCTGGCGCACGCCGTCACCGTCGTCGTTCCACACCCTCCCGGCCACGGTGTTGCCGGTGCTGGTCGCGCCGAGCGAGGCCCGGTTGCCGCTGCCGCCGTCGACGATCACACCCGTCTTCTCGGGCACGGCCCGCTCCGGGGCCGACATGTCGGGTTCCGCGGCCGAGGCGCCGGGCGCCCCGAGCGGCAGCAGCGCGATCGCGCACGCGACGGACAACCAGCGCCTCATGTCGTGCCCCCTCGGACGACGGGCGCGCGCCGTCGCCAGCGCGATGCTAGAACGGCGGAAAACCGCAGGGCAACGACCTGATGGTGGAACCCGAATGGCGGATGCGACCGGCTCGGGAGGCGCCACCGCGGCCCCCCACCCGGTCGGGTGGGGGGCCGCGGCAGGGGTGTCGGCTAGGACGCCGCGCAGCTCAGCGTCGGCGCGGTGTTCGCGCCGCGCGTCGTGCCGAGGAAGCCGAACGCGGTGCTCGCGCCCGCCCCCAGCGACCCGTTGTACGACGCGTTGCGCGCGGTCACGGTCGCGCCGGACGAGGTGACGTCGGCGTTCCACGCGTTGCTCACGGTCTGGCCGTCCGCGAACGTCCAGGTCACCGTCCACGACTTGATCGCCTTGGACCCCGCCGTGACCCGCACCTCCGCCTGGAACCCGCCCTGCCACTGGCCGGTGGTGGTGTAGCTCGCGGTGCACGAGCCGGTGGGCGGGACCGTGGTCGTGGTGGTCGTCGTGGTGGTGGTCGTCGTCGTCGTGCTGGTGGGCTGGTTGCCGCCGCCGTAGATCGACGCCTCGCGCGAGGTGGCCTTGATCCCGTTGGCGCCGTTGAAGATGCGCTGCCCCCACGTGGTCAGCCTGGCCGGGTCGAAGTCGGTGGCCATGTCCAGGATCGGATCGGTGTTGCCGCTCCACGACCAGCCCAGGTAGCCCATCCCCCTGGCCTGCGCCTGGGCGAGGATGGTCTCGTGGTCGACCTCGCCGGAGGCGAACTTCCAGCCGAACTCGCCGATCACCAGCGGCCACCCGTTGGCCTGGAAGCGGTCCAGGTAGTCGATGATGCTGGCGGGCGTGCTGAACACCGCGTACATGTGGATCGACAGCACGGTGTTGCGCTGGGTGTCGGCGTCCAGGACGCGCTGCGCGTTGTCGCGCATGACGTACTGCCAGTCCTGGCCCCAGTTCGGGCCGTCGACCATCAGCAGGTGCTGGAACCCGTTGGTCCGCATCTTCTTGACCGCGTTGACGGTCGCGTCGGTCCACTGGGCGGCGTTGGTGTTGCCGATGGGCTCGTTGCCGATGTTGATGACGACGTAGTCCTCCTGGCCGACCAGCGCGGACTTCTGGGAGATCCAGTAGTCCACCGCCTCGTCGAGCGAGGCGGCCGCGGCCTCCTCTCCGTACCCGGTGGTGTCGTGCACCTCCAGCACGCAGATCAGCTTGTTCTGCTTGCACAGCGCGATGACCGCGGCGGTGTCGCTGGACGGCCCCCACCGCTTGCCGCTGCCCAGCACCACGCGCACCGTGTTCGAGCCGAGCGCCTTGACGTCGGCGAACGAGCTGGTGCGGCCGGTGTACCAGACGTGCGGGTGGTTGACCCCGCGCATGACGAACGGCTGCCCGTTGGCCTCCACGATCTTCGTGCCGCTGACGTGCAGGCCGACGGCGGCTTGCGCCTGCGGCGGTTGGGCGACGACCACGAGGCCGGCGATGGCCAGCAGCGTGGCGCCGAGCAAGGCGAATACCCTGGTCATGACAGTGACCTCTGCGTTGAGGGGACCGTGACGCGGTCCGAGCATGGTTGGTGAACGGGGGTTCGACAACCCCGTCGAACGCTTCGAGCCCGGAGCGGGCGGTTCGACGGCGAATCGACTCGAGCCGGCCCTCAGCCGCACGGGCGCGGGCGCGCCGACCTGCCCACGGCGCTCGCCCCGGTCACCCGGTCACCACGAGGTCACCCGGCCTGCGCGACGCCCGCCCGCTCCCGCTCCCCCGCCCGCCGCAGCGCGAAGAACACCGCCGCCACCACCAGCGCGCCCCCGGCGTACCCGCCGACCAGCTCCCCCACCCGCCCGGCGAAGTTCCCCGCCAGCGGCGGGATCACCAGCGAGAGCGCCGCGACCAGCCAGGCGATCCGCCGGTGCACCCGCCCGACCGGCAGGCACGCGGCCAGCGCGGGCACGGTCCACAGCAGGTACCAGGGCTGGATCACCGGGCCGAACGCCACGAAGGCCGCCATCATCAGCCCCAGCGCGGCGATCGGCTCGACCCGGCCGCGCAGCTGCCGGTGCAGCACGCGGGCGAAGCAGCCCGCGATGACCGCGTACCCGATCAGCTTCCCGACCCCGATCATGGTCTGGGTGATCGTCGCCCCGAACAGCGCCCCGATCCCCCCGGTGAGGAACCCGAACCAGTTCGTCGGCGCCATCCAGCTGTTGACCCCGCCGGACGTGCCGAGCGTGAACAGCCACCCGAACCCGACCCCGGTCGCCAGCGACAGCGCCGCGAACACCACCACCGACGCCACGACCATCGCGGCCCCGGCGAGCACGAACCTCCCGTGACCGCCGCCGAACCGCCGGGCCAGCGCGGTCCCGACCACGGCCAGCGCGATGATCGCGGGCAGCTTCACCGCCGCCCCCACCCCGATCAGCGCGATCCCGGCGACGAGCTGCCACCGGTCGACCTCGCCGGTGAGCGCGGTCAGCGCCAGCGCGACGCCGGAGAGCATCAGCCCGACCATCAGCGCGTCGTTGTGCACGCCCGCGACGAAGTGCCACAGCACCAGCGGGTTCAGCGCGCCCAGCCACAGCGCGGTGCGCCGCGACACCCCGGCGAGCACCGCGAGCCGCTGCACCGCCCACACCACCAGCAGCACCCCGAGCAGCGCGAACGCCCGGTGCAGCAGCACGCCGACGACCGGGTCGCCCGGCGCGGCGGTGGCGATGGCCTGCTGGATCGCGGTGGTCAGCGGCCCGTACGGCGAGGGCGTGCCCTGCCAGTGGTCGCTCACCCGCGAGACGATCTCCGAGCCGGCCCCGAGCGCCTGCGCGGGTCCGAGCTCGTACGGGTCCATGCCGCGCGCGGCGATCTCGCCCTGCGCGAGGTAGCTGTGCACGTCCCCGCTGAACAGCGGCGGCGCGACGACCAGCGGCGCGGCCCACAGCGCGAGCGTTCCGCGCAGCCAGGCGACGGCGGGCAGCCCGTCGGGGGTGCGGGCGGTGCGGCCGAGCAGCGACCACGCCAGGACCAGCAGTCCGACGCCGGAGACGCCCGCGGCCAGGGCGGTGACGGCCACGGCGGGTGGCGGGTCGGTGACCAGGAGCGCGGTCCAGGCGGCCCCGGTGAGCAGGAGCGTCGCGACGACGCCGAGCCAGCGCGGCACCTCGGGTGACGCGGACCACGCCGTCGCGCGCGCGGGAGCGGAGCCGGGGGCGGGCGTGGCGCTGGACGCGGAAGTGGCCTGGACCACCGAAGCGCTGGGCGTCTCCACGCCGGTCACGCCCGCGCCCGGCACGTCCGCGCCGGTCGAGCCGTCGACGGCGGTCGTGTTCTTCCTGGCGGGGTCGGACATCCGGGGCCTCTCCACTGGGCGGCGCGCACCCCATGATCGCCCGGCGGGCGACCCCGTCGCGTCGGACCACGGGCGTAGCCGGGGTACGACCACGGGAGGACAACCTATGCGGCCGAACGCCGTGATCAGCGGGTTTTCCCGGTGATCCGGGTCTCTCCCGCGCGCGCGACCGGCGAGGGGGACACGTGCGCCATTTGGCCTGCGGCGGTAGGGGGTGCTACCGATTGTGATCAACTCGTTCGGTCGCCGAAGCCGGACGGGGGCGGGGCGTCGTGGACGCTGGACGAAGCAGGGGCACCCGCGTGGGGCGGGGCAGGGGTTGTGAGGGAGCGGGCGAGTGGGGCTGTTCGACCGGTTGCTGAAGGTGTTCAACATCGAACCGGCGAGCGCGAGCACACCGGTCCAGGTGCAGCAGGAGCCTCCCGCGTTCGTGCCGTTCCCCGACGCGGGGCCGACCGCGACGAAGGTCCTGGCGATGCCGCTGGCCGAGCAGGAGGGCCCCAACCCGACGCGGGCGCTGATGACGTCCTCGCCGAACGCGATCGCCTGGGTGCCGCCGGGCACCTCGGTGTGGGTGCCGGACGCCACGCTGCCCGGCGGGATGCTCTACTACGGCAGGCTCCCGCAGGGCAGGCCGCAGGGGAACCGGGACGGCGAGGTCATCGACCCGGCGCTGCCGATCGACTGGGACGTGCCCGACTACGGCGGCCGGGACGTGCCCGAGCAGCCCGCGTACCACTCGCTGACCCCGCAGGCCAGGGCCGCGTACGTGCTGTGGCTGGAGAGCGGGCGGCGGGCGACGACCGCGCACATCGGCTACGTCTTCCTGTACTTCTACGGCCTGGAGCGCCGGGCGCTGGTGGACGCCGCGCGGGACCCGGCGGCGAAGGCCGACCTGCCGCGCGTGCTGGTGGAGGTGACCCGGCTGATCGAGGTGTACGGGCACCACGCCGGGTTCCGCGCGCAGGCCGAGGCGTTCCAGCAGGTGCTGCGGGTGCTGGGCGGCGGCGACGTGTTCGCGCCGCCGGACCCGGCGGTGCTGTCGGCCGAGGAGGTCGCGCACGACCTGGCCGTGGGGATCGGCGGTTTCGTCGCGGACGAGCGGCCGGTCCCGGCGGAGTGGGCGTGGGCGTGGGCCATGGCGCACCCGGCGGTGTCGCTGAAGTCGGCGGCCACCCGCTACCCGGAGCTGTTCCGCGCCCTGTTCCACGCGCGCTACCGGGCGCAGCACGGGCCGGGCATGGTGGTGCGCCCGCTCAAGCGCAGGGTGAAGCTGTCCTACGTCCCGGCGAACCCGGCGATCAAGTCGGCGGCGCTGTCGGCGGACCTGCCGGACGTGATCAGCGCGGCGGCGCCGACGAAGGTGCTGACGGCGCTGGTCGACTCGTGCACCGAGGACCTCGGCCCGTACAGCAGGCTGCTGGCGCGCAACGCGGACGCGGCGGGCACGCTGACCGCGCTGCTCCTGCTGCCCGCCGAGCTGTTCGACCACCCGTCGCCGGTGCTGGCCGACCCGTCGCCGGAGCTGGAGGAGCTGCTGGACCTGATCGACGAGGCGCTGCCCGGCCGGACCTGGCAGTGCGGCGTCGAGGTGTCGGACCTGGTGGCGCTGTGGCCCGCGCGCGCGACGGGCAAGTTCACCAAGGCGGACGCGGTCGGCATGGCCGAGCTGCTGGGCAGGCTCGGCGTCGGCATCGAGCCGGACGCGCGGCTGGGCGGCCCCGTGCAGTCCGAGGGGCCCGCCGTGCTGTTCCGGGTCACCGCCGAGCAGCCGAGGGAGCTGACGCCCGCGTACGCGTCCGCGACGGCGCTGCTGCACCTGGCGGCGGTGGTGTCGACCGCCGACGACGAGGTGTCCGACGCCGAGTGGGGGCACCTGGTCGCGTACCTCCAGTCGCGGCTGGACCTGACGCCGGGCGAGCGGATGCGGTTGACCGCGCACCTGGACTGGCTGCTGGTGTCGCCGCTCAAGCTCACCGGGCTGGCGAAGCGGATCAGCGTGCTCGGCGACGAGCAGCGGGCGCAGATCGCCGAGGTGGCGAGCGCGATCGCGGCGGCGGACGGGGAGATCTCGGAGAGCGAGGTCGCCGTGCTGCGCAAGATCTACAAGCTGCTGGGGCAGGACCCGGACTCGGTGCGCACCGGCATCGTGGCGTTCCGGGAGGCCGAGACCAAGCCGGTCTCGGTGCTCCAGGGCGGGACGGACGGCGGTGGCGGCGGCGAGGTGGCGGCGATGCTGACGTTCGAGGAGGAGCAGGACAACGGCTGAGCCGGGCGTCACCGTCACCCGGCCGCGCGCTCGACGGGTCGCGGCGTGTCCGTTATGTACCCCAGGTATGTACCCTGGGGCGGCAGGAGTTCGTGCTGCCGACCCGAGGGGTTCTCCCGTGCTGCGACGCCACCGATCCGCGCTGGCCTGCGCGCTGCTGCTCGCGCTGACCGCCTGCACCGGGGGTTCCGGTGACTCCGGCGGACCTGAGGGGGCCGCCGGTGGGAGCGCGACCACGAGCAGCGCGCCGCCGCCGCGCAAGGTGTACGTGTCGGTCGGCGACTCCTACGCGACCGGGTTCCGCCCGCCCGTCGGCGGGCAGCGGGGCGGGTCGTCGGAGGACGCGTTCAGCCACCTGGTGGCCGAGCGGGCCGACCTGCGGCTGGTCAACCTCGCGTGCAGCGGGGCCACCTCGGCGGACCTGGTGGGCGGGGCGGACTGCACGCCCGGCAACCGGGCCCTGGACGCGCCGGAGACGGCGGGCCGCACCCAGGTCGACGCGGCCGTCGCCGAGCTGGAGGCGAGCGCCGGGCAGGTCGGGCTGGTCACGGTGGTGATCGGCGGCAACGACCTGATCCCGTGCGCCTCCCAGCCGCAGCAGGCGGTGGTGGCGTGCGCGACGCAGGCCGTGACGCGGATCAAGGCCAACCTGGCGACCGCGCTGCCGAAGCTGCGCGCGGCGGCCGGGGACGCGCCGATCGTCGGGCTGACCTACCCGGACGTGTTCCTCGGCGCGTGGGTGAACGACGAGGTGCCGGGCGGGCAGCGGTTGGCCGAGCTGTCGGTGTCGCTGTTCCGGGACTTCTTCAACACCTCGCTCAAGGCCGAGTACGACAAGGTCGGGGCGCGGTTCGTGGACGTGACCGAGGCGACCGGGGCGTACCGGCCGCTGGCGGAGCTGGTCCCGGACCCGGTGCACGGGCAGATCCCCGGAGCGGTGGCGACGGTGTGCGAGCTGACGTACTTCTGCGAGCTGACCGACGTGCACCCGAAGCCCGCCGGGCACGAAGTGATCGCGGACGGGGTGCTGCGGGCGAGCGGTCTGTAGCGGGCGGGCTGTAGCGAGCGGGCTGCAGCGGGCGGGCTGCAGCGGGCGGCTGGTCGGCTGCGGGCGGCCGGTTCGCGCGGTGTCGTTTCCCCGCCGATCGTTCCCGCCGCGCCCGTTCGCGGTGGTCTCCCCCGCTTGCCTCATCCGCTCGGCGCCCCGGTCGTTACCCCCGCTGCCCCGGGGGGCGGCCGAACGGGTGGTGTGCGGCCTCCCGGTGACACATGTCCGCCTCCTCCGCCGATCACCCGGTGACCGGATGCTGAGGAGCGGACATGGGGTGGAAGCGGCGCCTGCCCGCGCTGGCCGGGTGGTCGGCGGTGGCGGTGCTGGTGGTCGCCGCGGCGGCCACCACGCCGGGGGCGACGCGGGCGGAGCGGGTGCGCGCGGTGGACCCGGCCGAGTCCGCTCCACTGTGGACGGTCACGGCGACCTTCCCGGTGACGGCGACCAACCCGGCGGCCAGGGCCCCTTCGGAGCAGCCCTCGGTCACCCCGCCGCCGGTCGCGCCCACGACGACGACCACCGGCGCGTCCAGCGCCGCTCGGCCGACCGGCGCGACCACGTCGGTCAGCACGACCACCTCCCCCGCCGCGCCGGGCACTCCGCTGCGGGCGGTGGACGCGGTGGTGGGCACCGGGCGGCCCCCCGTGCGCTCCCCCGCCTGCTCCGCGCCCTCCGGCGCGGTCGCGGTGTTCCGGCAGCCGTGCGCGGGGGCGGCGGTGGGGCTGTGGCAGCGGGTGGAGCTGGACGTGGGCGAGCTGGACGAGGACAGCGGGATCGCGCTGGTGCTGCGCACCTCCACCGACCGGGACGGCGCGCCCGCGCCGGTCAGGGACCTGGTGGTGGGATGGGCGGACGAGCCGGGCCGGTGGTCGCTGGTGGTGCGGATCGGCGCGTGGTGCGTCGGCGACCGGACCGGCGCCGAGCTGCTCGCCTACCGGTTCCCCGCGCGCGGCTGGACGGGTCTGGCGGGCCCGGAGCTCGCGGGCGGCGCGGTGGTTCCCCCAGGCAGCGGGCTCCTGGACCGGGTGCCGGTCACCAGGGCCGACCAGACCCCGGATTGCGAGGATCGGTGAGCGGTTCCAGATCGGGACGGGCGGCGCGGCGGGACGGGGCGGCGCGGAACGTGGCGCTGATCGCGGCCGTGGGCGCGGCGGTGGGCGTGCTGTCGCTGCTGGTGGCGTTCAGCGACCGGGTGCGCGGGGACGGCGGCGAGGCGTCCGCGGCGGGGTCGGGGGCGGGGCCTGCGGCGCTGTCCGGCAGCGCGACGAACCGGCCGGGGGCGGTGAGCGGCGGGGTTCCGGCGTGCGGCGACCCGACGCCCGCGGACGGGGTGCTGGTGGTGTTCCGCGCGCCGTGCGGGGGTGTGGTGGACGGGCCGGTGGCGGTGGTGGAGCTGGAGGTGCCCGCGTACCCGGCGGAGGGGGCTCTGGTGCTGGTGGCGCGCGAGCTGACCGGTCCCGACGGGGTCCCGCACGAGCGTCCACCGGTGC includes:
- a CDS encoding ricin-type beta-trefoil lectin domain protein, with translation MALPLGAGIAQAEEPVEQQDRVGVKVSEALAGQSSPEDFLARASRNDMSAQAVGNNTIAGRLWNDFNNDGYRGDSESGLSTRVVLLGEVNGVPTETETYSQGNGAYAFYNLPAGMYQVWVDVKPVSTWLIPTRISVGGDRQRDSDMVGPVALSMPVHFVDDGPAQRGVDGGFITSEYYYGYSVKNSASAWCLDQESPQGFPTTTVGVHHCNNGINQVWDVKWDFTEHLGIVRFENFSSDYCLDQEYPNGLQTPRVGAYPCNGGTNQNWVLHHNELYGEPALSINQRSGYCLDQEAPRGTPTTVLGAYLCNGGQNQKWYLND
- a CDS encoding ricin-type beta-trefoil lectin domain protein, producing MRRWLSVACAIALLPLGAPGASAAEPDMSAPERAVPEKTGVIVDGGSGNRASLGATSTGNTVAGRVWNDDGDGVRQDHESAAQLEIRLWTHHPTAGWSAVRVTSYGGAYAFTDVPPGSYQVQVWVPASSPEAVTRFGAGGDRQRDSDVLGPNAESLPVVFADGGPETRGVDAGLVPGRSTGNSVKSAANHWCLDQEAPNGLPPTAGVGAYRCHGDRNQKWYFYWITTEVVEVWGGWNWDCLDQEFPGDQKTSEVGVHPCHGGVNQRWRVYHNELQGEPMTVANVRTGECLDQESPQGPPTSGVGVHACHGGLNQKWYVAD
- a CDS encoding cellulase family glycosylhydrolase — protein: MTRVFALLGATLLAIAGLVVVAQPPQAQAAVGLHVSGTKIVEANGQPFVMRGVNHPHVWYTGRTSSFADVKALGSNTVRVVLGSGKRWGPSSDTAAVIALCKQNKLICVLEVHDTTGYGEEAAAASLDEAVDYWISQKSALVGQEDYVVINIGNEPIGNTNAAQWTDATVNAVKKMRTNGFQHLLMVDGPNWGQDWQYVMRDNAQRVLDADTQRNTVLSIHMYAVFSTPASIIDYLDRFQANGWPLVIGEFGWKFASGEVDHETILAQAQARGMGYLGWSWSGNTDPILDMATDFDPARLTTWGQRIFNGANGIKATSREASIYGGGNQPTSTTTTTTTTTTTTTTVPPTGSCTASYTTTGQWQGGFQAEVRVTAGSKAIKSWTVTWTFADGQTVSNAWNADVTSSGATVTARNASYNGSLGAGASTAFGFLGTTRGANTAPTLSCAAS
- the mptB gene encoding polyprenol phosphomannose-dependent alpha 1,6 mannosyltransferase MptB; the protein is MSDPARKNTTAVDGSTGADVPGAGVTGVETPSASVVQATSASSATPAPGSAPARATAWSASPEVPRWLGVVATLLLTGAAWTALLVTDPPPAVAVTALAAGVSGVGLLVLAWSLLGRTARTPDGLPAVAWLRGTLALWAAPLVVAPPLFSGDVHSYLAQGEIAARGMDPYELGPAQALGAGSEIVSRVSDHWQGTPSPYGPLTTAIQQAIATAAPGDPVVGVLLHRAFALLGVLLVVWAVQRLAVLAGVSRRTALWLGALNPLVLWHFVAGVHNDALMVGLMLSGVALALTALTGEVDRWQLVAGIALIGVGAAVKLPAIIALAVVGTALARRFGGGHGRFVLAGAAMVVASVVVFAALSLATGVGFGWLFTLGTSGGVNSWMAPTNWFGFLTGGIGALFGATITQTMIGVGKLIGYAVIAGCFARVLHRQLRGRVEPIAALGLMMAAFVAFGPVIQPWYLLWTVPALAACLPVGRVHRRIAWLVAALSLVIPPLAGNFAGRVGELVGGYAGGALVVAAVFFALRRAGERERAGVAQAG
- a CDS encoding TerB N-terminal domain-containing protein, which encodes MGLFDRLLKVFNIEPASASTPVQVQQEPPAFVPFPDAGPTATKVLAMPLAEQEGPNPTRALMTSSPNAIAWVPPGTSVWVPDATLPGGMLYYGRLPQGRPQGNRDGEVIDPALPIDWDVPDYGGRDVPEQPAYHSLTPQARAAYVLWLESGRRATTAHIGYVFLYFYGLERRALVDAARDPAAKADLPRVLVEVTRLIEVYGHHAGFRAQAEAFQQVLRVLGGGDVFAPPDPAVLSAEEVAHDLAVGIGGFVADERPVPAEWAWAWAMAHPAVSLKSAATRYPELFRALFHARYRAQHGPGMVVRPLKRRVKLSYVPANPAIKSAALSADLPDVISAAAPTKVLTALVDSCTEDLGPYSRLLARNADAAGTLTALLLLPAELFDHPSPVLADPSPELEELLDLIDEALPGRTWQCGVEVSDLVALWPARATGKFTKADAVGMAELLGRLGVGIEPDARLGGPVQSEGPAVLFRVTAEQPRELTPAYASATALLHLAAVVSTADDEVSDAEWGHLVAYLQSRLDLTPGERMRLTAHLDWLLVSPLKLTGLAKRISVLGDEQRAQIAEVASAIAAADGEISESEVAVLRKIYKLLGQDPDSVRTGIVAFREAETKPVSVLQGGTDGGGGGEVAAMLTFEEEQDNG
- a CDS encoding GDSL-type esterase/lipase family protein, which encodes MLRRHRSALACALLLALTACTGGSGDSGGPEGAAGGSATTSSAPPPRKVYVSVGDSYATGFRPPVGGQRGGSSEDAFSHLVAERADLRLVNLACSGATSADLVGGADCTPGNRALDAPETAGRTQVDAAVAELEASAGQVGLVTVVIGGNDLIPCASQPQQAVVACATQAVTRIKANLATALPKLRAAAGDAPIVGLTYPDVFLGAWVNDEVPGGQRLAELSVSLFRDFFNTSLKAEYDKVGARFVDVTEATGAYRPLAELVPDPVHGQIPGAVATVCELTYFCELTDVHPKPAGHEVIADGVLRASGL